The proteins below come from a single Desulfitobacterium metallireducens DSM 15288 genomic window:
- the glmS gene encoding glutamine--fructose-6-phosphate transaminase (isomerizing) produces MCGIVGYIGKQPAVPVLLEGLKKLEYRGYDSAGVAVLDETGISTCKTVGKLANLEEKLGQDYSKTCIGIGHTRWATHGRPSDINSHPHLDSEEKFAVVHNGIIENYLELKEWLIEQGHQFISETDTEVLPHLVSYYYEGDLVEAVRKVLKKVRGSFAMVVLSRQDPDKLVAARKDSPMVLGLGEGEYFVASDIPAILNYTRKTYILEDGEMVVLTKDGVTVTDFEGNPKSKEVYEVKWDAVAAEKGGYDHFMLKEIYEQPKALRDTMASRLGEQEVILQEFKLSAEEVKDLHKVFIVACGTAWHAGLVGKTLIERWARIPVEVDIASEFRYRSPLIDKHTMVVVISQSGETADTLAALREAKKLGARVVAVTNVVGSSVSREAHDVIYTWAGPEIAVASTKAYTTQLEGMVLLGLYLAQARGTMSPEKIGQVITALKEIPTQAQEVLEQAKDIEDFAQSFVDVEDTFFIGRSLDWNVAMEGALKLKEISYIHAEAYAAGELKHGTLALITEQTPVIAIATQMDVYDKTVSNVKEVKARDAKVIGITFQGNKDLAKSVDHVIYLPKTVVELAPILTVIPLQLLSYYVSVARGCDVDKPRNLAKSVTVE; encoded by the coding sequence ATGTGTGGAATTGTTGGATATATTGGGAAACAACCGGCTGTACCCGTGTTGTTAGAAGGCTTAAAGAAGTTAGAATATCGAGGATATGACTCAGCTGGAGTGGCTGTTTTAGATGAAACAGGGATTTCAACCTGTAAGACGGTGGGTAAACTAGCAAATTTAGAAGAAAAACTGGGCCAGGATTATTCGAAAACCTGTATTGGGATTGGACATACACGTTGGGCTACCCATGGCCGTCCGTCAGATATCAATTCACATCCCCATCTGGATTCAGAAGAGAAGTTTGCGGTTGTTCATAATGGAATTATTGAGAATTACCTCGAATTGAAAGAGTGGTTAATTGAACAAGGCCATCAATTCATTTCGGAAACCGATACGGAAGTTCTACCTCATTTGGTCAGCTATTATTATGAAGGAGATCTGGTGGAAGCCGTTCGAAAGGTTCTGAAGAAGGTACGGGGTTCTTTTGCCATGGTCGTATTGAGCCGTCAAGATCCAGACAAACTTGTAGCTGCGCGTAAGGACAGTCCAATGGTGCTTGGGCTGGGTGAAGGGGAGTACTTTGTCGCCAGCGATATCCCAGCTATTTTGAACTATACCCGTAAAACGTATATCCTTGAGGACGGGGAAATGGTCGTTTTGACGAAGGATGGGGTTACGGTAACTGACTTTGAAGGTAATCCTAAATCGAAAGAAGTATATGAAGTAAAGTGGGACGCTGTAGCTGCAGAAAAAGGCGGCTATGATCACTTTATGCTTAAAGAAATCTACGAACAACCGAAAGCGCTGCGCGATACGATGGCTAGCCGCTTGGGCGAACAAGAAGTTATACTTCAAGAATTTAAGCTCAGTGCAGAAGAAGTAAAGGATCTCCATAAAGTCTTTATCGTGGCTTGCGGAACGGCCTGGCATGCAGGATTAGTGGGTAAAACCTTGATTGAACGTTGGGCACGAATTCCTGTGGAAGTCGATATCGCTTCCGAATTCCGTTATCGTTCTCCTTTGATCGATAAACACACGATGGTTGTCGTGATCAGTCAGTCTGGAGAAACAGCAGACACCTTGGCAGCGCTTCGTGAAGCTAAAAAACTCGGCGCGCGTGTCGTTGCGGTTACGAATGTAGTCGGAAGTTCCGTTTCTCGCGAAGCTCATGATGTCATCTATACTTGGGCAGGTCCTGAAATCGCAGTGGCTTCAACGAAAGCGTATACCACGCAGTTGGAAGGTATGGTTTTACTCGGTCTCTATTTGGCACAGGCTAGGGGAACAATGTCACCTGAGAAGATTGGGCAAGTCATTACCGCTTTGAAAGAAATTCCTACGCAAGCACAAGAAGTACTTGAGCAAGCGAAGGACATTGAGGATTTTGCGCAATCCTTTGTTGACGTGGAAGATACATTCTTCATTGGGCGGAGTCTCGACTGGAATGTGGCGATGGAAGGCGCTCTTAAGTTGAAAGAAATCTCGTACATTCATGCGGAAGCCTATGCCGCAGGGGAGCTTAAACACGGAACTCTCGCCTTGATTACTGAGCAAACCCCGGTTATTGCAATTGCTACACAAATGGATGTGTATGATAAGACGGTTTCAAATGTTAAAGAGGTTAAAGCTCGGGATGCAAAAGTGATCGGGATTACCTTCCAAGGAAATAAGGATCTGGCTAAATCGGTGGATCATGTGATCTATTTACCTAAAACCGTTGTAGAGCTTGCTCCCATCCTGACGGTTATTCCACTTCAGCTACTCTCTTATTATGTATCTGTAGCTAGAGGGTGTGACGTGGATAAACCGAGGAATTTGGCCAAAAGCGTTACTGTTGAATAA
- the istA gene encoding IS21 family transposase, with translation MTNYREILRLISQGISQRSIAVSCECSRNTVAKVVKRSNELNITWPLNPDRTNGELHKLFYPESTLPPTRKRPDNEYIHKEMAKSGVTLSLLWNEYCESCRLSNEIPLMYTQFCYHYQQYVAKTKATMHIGRKPGEQMEVDWAGQTASLVDTDTGESIAAYIFVAVLPYSQYAYVEAFLNQGQESWITAHVNAYKYFGGVTRILVPDNLKTGVERSSWYTPIINKSYHEMAEHYGTAVIPARVRKPKDKPSVEGTVGTISTWIVAALRRQQFFSLPELNLAIREKLEAFNSKPFQKKTGSRQSVFREEEKALLLPLPAVPYELAVWKVATVQFNYHVTVEKMHYSVPYEYIKHKVDVRITRYVVEVFFNNHRICSHPRLHGRPGQYSTVTEHMPEDHQKYTAWNGERFVFWAENVGKHTAVVVKAILSSHRIEQQGYKSCMGLLKLADKYSVSRLEAACEKALSYTPNPSYKSIQTIIKTGQDKIVKEEPVNPEKSSNSFGFTRGADYYRRNS, from the coding sequence ATGACCAATTATCGAGAGATTCTTCGGCTAATTAGCCAAGGAATCAGTCAACGCAGCATCGCAGTGAGCTGCGAATGCTCACGCAACACTGTTGCCAAGGTGGTGAAACGATCCAACGAGCTTAATATTACTTGGCCGTTAAACCCAGATCGGACGAATGGTGAATTGCACAAGCTTTTCTATCCTGAATCCACATTACCTCCTACCCGAAAGCGCCCGGATAATGAGTACATTCATAAAGAAATGGCGAAAAGCGGAGTAACGCTCAGTCTGCTTTGGAATGAATACTGCGAATCCTGCAGACTCAGCAATGAGATTCCCCTCATGTATACTCAGTTTTGCTACCATTATCAGCAGTATGTGGCGAAGACCAAAGCGACCATGCATATCGGACGAAAGCCTGGCGAACAAATGGAGGTCGACTGGGCAGGCCAAACGGCAAGCCTCGTGGATACGGATACAGGAGAGAGCATTGCTGCCTACATATTTGTAGCTGTTCTACCGTACAGTCAATATGCTTATGTGGAAGCTTTTCTGAATCAAGGCCAAGAATCCTGGATTACAGCTCATGTCAATGCCTACAAGTATTTTGGAGGCGTTACACGGATTCTTGTACCGGATAATCTGAAGACCGGTGTGGAACGCTCCTCATGGTATACGCCTATAATCAACAAGTCTTATCACGAAATGGCCGAGCACTATGGGACCGCTGTTATTCCTGCTCGGGTAAGAAAGCCCAAGGATAAACCCAGTGTTGAAGGGACGGTTGGCACCATTTCCACCTGGATCGTTGCGGCTCTCCGTCGTCAACAATTCTTTTCTCTTCCAGAACTTAACCTGGCGATACGAGAGAAACTGGAGGCCTTCAACAGTAAACCGTTTCAGAAGAAAACGGGAAGCCGTCAGAGCGTATTTCGAGAAGAAGAGAAAGCCCTGTTACTACCTCTTCCCGCAGTACCCTATGAATTAGCAGTTTGGAAGGTTGCCACCGTCCAATTTAACTATCATGTTACTGTAGAGAAAATGCATTACAGCGTCCCTTATGAATACATCAAACACAAAGTCGATGTCCGAATCACCCGTTATGTAGTTGAAGTGTTTTTTAATAATCACCGGATATGTTCCCATCCTCGCTTGCATGGTCGTCCCGGACAATACAGCACAGTTACGGAACATATGCCGGAAGACCATCAAAAGTATACAGCATGGAATGGCGAACGCTTCGTATTTTGGGCAGAAAACGTTGGTAAACATACCGCCGTGGTAGTGAAGGCAATCTTGTCTTCTCACCGTATAGAACAACAAGGCTACAAAAGCTGTATGGGTTTACTCAAACTAGCAGATAAATACTCGGTTAGTCGCTTAGAAGCAGCCTGTGAAAAAGCACTCTCCTACACACCCAACCCCAGCTACAAAAGCATTCAGACCATCATCAAAACGGGACAAGACAAAATCGTCAAGGAAGAGCCGGTTAACCCTGAGAAATCCTCTAACAGCTTTGGTTTTACCCGAGGCGCAGACTACTACAGGAGGAATTCATAA
- the istB gene encoding IS21-like element helper ATPase IstB, with protein sequence MVNETTIGKLNEMRLTAMAESFRQQLQDPSYTALNFEERFGLMVDTEWARRKNNKLTRLIRKADLYFNQACIEDIEYHADRKLDKAQIARLSTCTYIQEKHNIIILGASGAGKTYLSCAFGIAACRNFYTVKYIRLPDLLNELAVARGEGIYKKVMKQYKQVSLLILDEWLLVPLGNSEARDLLEIVEARHKKGSTIFSSQFSPAGWHGKIGEDTLADAILDRIVHDSYTILIDGQDSMRKRKGIQE encoded by the coding sequence ATGGTTAACGAAACAACAATCGGCAAGCTTAATGAAATGCGACTCACTGCTATGGCAGAATCATTTCGCCAACAACTTCAAGATCCATCCTATACCGCATTAAATTTTGAAGAACGATTCGGGCTCATGGTGGACACGGAATGGGCAAGGCGTAAGAACAATAAACTCACTCGCCTCATCCGCAAAGCCGATCTTTACTTTAATCAAGCGTGCATTGAGGATATTGAATATCATGCGGATAGGAAATTGGACAAAGCACAAATCGCTCGGTTATCAACATGTACTTACATCCAAGAAAAACACAACATCATTATCCTTGGTGCTTCCGGCGCAGGAAAAACCTATCTCAGCTGTGCCTTCGGTATTGCCGCCTGCCGCAACTTCTATACAGTGAAGTATATTCGGCTTCCCGATTTACTGAATGAACTGGCAGTAGCACGAGGAGAAGGTATCTACAAAAAAGTAATGAAGCAATACAAGCAAGTCAGTCTGCTCATTCTAGATGAATGGTTACTCGTTCCACTGGGTAATAGTGAAGCACGTGATCTTTTAGAAATCGTGGAAGCGAGACACAAAAAGGGATCAACCATTTTCAGTTCTCAATTTTCACCCGCCGGATGGCATGGCAAAATTGGTGAGGATACTTTAGCTGATGCCATCTTGGACAGAATTGTTCATGATTCCTATACAATCTTGATCGATGGCCAAGATTCCATGCGTAAACGCAAAGGAATACAGGAATAA
- the dptF gene encoding DNA phosphorothioation-dependent restriction protein DptF, producing MLIQHSCLIEHLKRLKESSKEAVENADYFSAFNEYMHVKRPVEDELLELIQRTSQSDKPQLILVCGGVGDGKSHLIAYLKNTYPDLFDKFDIHNDATESFEPNKTSLDTLNEFLDDFSDERISIEGNNSKLIVAINLGSLNNFIDSEYQGHFKKLKDYVLQKNILEPKIIKSESKEFSFFHSINFSDYNIFSLTDTGVRSAYLKGLFERITNVDEKNYIYTIYKHNCIACSYEGRCPVKVNYELLSQYSMQIQLIEVIVEAILKYKLIISTRSFLNFIYEILVPSDLDVLVKSEIESSLNQIELIKYLNSLMPNLIYDRKDRSDFSRVLATLDPLGVRTSDLDDLLITLNTTRGFAKLFAEHVDITGLTWLEDEFQKEKFLAVTTPSEFKKILIKTFVRLFRFKPKSNVLCLEDPVYRRFLKDLYFWNAGDMQGIKTVFTNVKESVFKWNGEGQNRGINLLIGKNQIKYKVSQFLELSPCLDGLPCTASGKLDKFLPFITLLFKNRKKGTLPLEISIDYSLYYLLDQVRNGYRPNKKDKQDFISFMEFMNKVVLLGEQDKELKFEQKFGGDILKFKLSYDEDFEEYKFVRV from the coding sequence TTGTTGATACAACACTCTTGCTTAATTGAACATCTAAAAAGGTTAAAAGAATCATCTAAGGAAGCTGTTGAAAACGCTGATTATTTTAGTGCTTTTAATGAATATATGCACGTTAAGCGGCCAGTTGAAGATGAATTACTAGAATTGATCCAAAGAACTAGTCAATCAGATAAACCGCAACTAATATTAGTCTGTGGTGGGGTGGGTGACGGTAAGTCGCATTTAATTGCATATTTGAAAAATACTTATCCTGACTTATTTGATAAATTTGATATTCATAATGATGCTACAGAAAGTTTCGAACCAAACAAGACTTCACTTGATACTTTGAATGAATTTTTAGATGACTTTTCAGATGAAAGAATTAGTATTGAAGGCAATAATTCTAAGTTAATTGTAGCAATAAATCTCGGGTCCTTGAACAATTTTATTGACTCGGAATATCAAGGCCATTTTAAGAAATTGAAAGACTATGTTCTCCAAAAAAATATATTAGAACCTAAAATTATTAAAAGTGAAAGTAAAGAATTTAGCTTTTTTCATTCTATCAATTTTAGTGACTATAATATTTTTAGTTTAACTGATACGGGAGTCAGATCGGCGTATCTTAAGGGCTTGTTCGAAAGAATTACAAATGTAGATGAAAAAAACTATATTTATACCATATATAAGCATAATTGCATCGCATGTTCTTACGAAGGCCGTTGTCCCGTTAAAGTAAATTATGAACTTTTGTCACAATATTCAATGCAAATCCAATTAATCGAAGTTATTGTAGAAGCAATTCTAAAGTATAAATTGATCATTTCTACTCGCTCGTTCTTAAACTTTATCTATGAAATTTTAGTACCTAGTGACTTAGATGTTCTTGTAAAATCTGAGATCGAATCAAGTCTTAACCAAATCGAGCTAATAAAATATCTTAATAGTTTAATGCCAAACCTGATTTATGACCGTAAAGATCGATCGGATTTTTCGCGAGTTTTAGCAACTTTGGATCCCCTGGGTGTAAGAACTTCGGATTTGGACGATTTGCTGATTACTCTTAATACTACACGAGGGTTTGCGAAGCTATTTGCTGAACATGTTGATATTACAGGCTTGACTTGGTTGGAAGATGAGTTTCAAAAAGAAAAATTTTTGGCAGTGACAACTCCATCGGAATTTAAAAAAATTCTTATAAAAACGTTTGTAAGATTATTTAGATTTAAGCCAAAGAGTAATGTTCTATGTTTGGAAGATCCAGTATACAGACGGTTTTTGAAAGATCTGTATTTCTGGAATGCAGGAGATATGCAGGGAATTAAGACGGTATTCACTAATGTTAAAGAATCTGTATTTAAATGGAATGGGGAAGGACAGAATCGTGGGATTAACTTATTGATTGGTAAGAATCAAATCAAATATAAAGTTAGTCAGTTTCTTGAATTATCACCATGTTTGGATGGGCTGCCCTGTACAGCATCAGGGAAACTTGACAAATTTCTTCCTTTTATTACGTTGCTCTTTAAGAATAGGAAAAAGGGAACTCTACCGCTTGAGATTTCTATCGATTACTCACTCTATTATTTATTAGATCAAGTACGGAACGGGTATAGGCCTAATAAGAAAGATAAACAAGATTTCATTAGTTTCATGGAATTTATGAATAAAGTTGTACTATTGGGCGAACAAGACAAAGAACTGAAGTTTGAGCAGAAATTCGGAGGAGATATACTTAAATTCAAACTGTCGTATGACGAGGATTTTGAGGAATATAAGTTTGTGAGGGTTTGA
- the dptG gene encoding DNA phosphorothioation-dependent restriction protein DptG encodes MNIRLDFDGIKRDFKFNNQIEVGEFGLRHNTGEKIKILPYKTKVPSVDDLTQFSGISGAFSRLLLDLKGINDFNVKQIADKIFLKVYFDQEADKSWFLDILEELFLYRSEVEIFHPLLFNYLPLRSIHQSQIAKFLYDVLVDPKTKDKVKAAYSGEPENVLMKLMLDSLPNLESMENTEVQYVSFLPYISNLFNEDLLFMISDNSFFVRDFEKLLDYYYFFYVSQLALRFDKMFEVEVPEPVPIYFNLDWEKTSKIRTSYIGGWVYLKPKIYSLFSHTITLEFLNHVFGSEKSLTYASIYEVIHTMSDSERDNFEQDVKCLLDLYKAQVQDVNWKDFSVSRKYDEPILSEIFNLQRAIEFQFTASGRKGVPLKYADWFEKYAEAHFLKKRGPLGYTLNITQDFLIFFIRLSIKDQPKIKLKQLYEEFEKRGLFLDRDSKEHIIKLLEKLNLLEKKSDSGDAQYVKSIL; translated from the coding sequence ATGAATATTCGTTTGGACTTTGATGGAATTAAGCGAGATTTTAAGTTTAACAATCAAATAGAGGTGGGTGAATTTGGTTTAAGACATAATACTGGGGAGAAAATTAAAATTCTTCCTTACAAAACAAAGGTACCTTCTGTCGATGACTTAACTCAGTTTTCTGGGATTTCGGGGGCCTTTTCGAGATTGTTACTTGATCTAAAGGGAATAAACGATTTTAATGTAAAACAGATCGCCGACAAGATTTTCTTGAAAGTTTATTTTGATCAAGAAGCGGATAAAAGTTGGTTTCTAGATATTTTAGAAGAATTATTTTTATATCGCTCTGAAGTAGAGATTTTTCACCCATTACTCTTTAATTACTTGCCACTCAGAAGCATTCATCAAAGCCAGATCGCAAAGTTTTTATATGATGTACTAGTTGACCCTAAGACAAAAGATAAGGTGAAAGCTGCCTATAGCGGTGAACCGGAAAATGTATTAATGAAACTCATGCTGGATAGTTTGCCAAATTTAGAATCCATGGAGAACACTGAAGTTCAGTATGTCTCGTTTCTTCCCTATATTTCGAACTTGTTTAATGAAGATTTACTGTTTATGATTTCTGACAACTCATTTTTTGTTAGAGATTTTGAGAAATTGCTAGATTATTATTATTTTTTCTATGTTTCACAGTTAGCACTGAGATTTGATAAGATGTTTGAAGTCGAGGTACCTGAGCCTGTGCCCATTTACTTTAATCTTGATTGGGAGAAGACTTCTAAAATTAGGACTAGTTATATCGGAGGTTGGGTTTACTTAAAACCCAAGATCTATTCCCTGTTTTCACATACGATCACTTTGGAATTTTTGAATCATGTTTTTGGATCTGAAAAGAGCTTGACTTATGCTAGTATATATGAAGTCATACATACAATGAGTGATTCAGAAAGAGATAATTTCGAACAGGATGTTAAGTGTTTGTTGGACCTTTATAAAGCACAAGTTCAAGATGTTAATTGGAAGGACTTCTCAGTCTCGAGAAAATATGATGAACCAATATTGAGTGAAATTTTTAACCTTCAGCGGGCAATTGAGTTCCAATTTACGGCCAGTGGTAGAAAAGGGGTTCCATTAAAATATGCCGACTGGTTTGAAAAATACGCGGAGGCTCATTTCCTAAAAAAACGGGGTCCGCTAGGCTATACACTAAATATAACTCAGGACTTCTTGATTTTTTTTATCCGATTGAGTATTAAGGATCAACCTAAAATCAAACTAAAGCAACTTTATGAAGAGTTTGAAAAGCGAGGCTTATTTCTTGATCGTGACTCGAAGGAACATATTATTAAACTATTAGAAAAATTAAATTTATTGGAGAAAAAGAGTGATAGTGGGGATGCACAATATGTTAAGTCCATTTTATAA